In Melospiza georgiana isolate bMelGeo1 chromosome 8, bMelGeo1.pri, whole genome shotgun sequence, one genomic interval encodes:
- the PRAP1 gene encoding proline-rich acidic protein 1 — MGLCSVTILLGTALLLLAPGSTQALSSSWWKDLATVQDLAEESILGVGTPEEGEPGIKVFSSSAWAQRGPPQGQARPEEDGGHLYQPQDGAREARVPFWMPVPEVQNGPEEDRDHLYHPQDNAREVNARVPFRMPAPKVQNGPEEDLDYIHHG, encoded by the exons ATGGGGCTCTGCAGTGTGACCATCCTGCTGGGCAcggccctgctcctgctggcacccGGCAGCAcccag gctctgagcagctcctggtggaaGGACCTGGCCACAGTGCAGGATTTGGCTGAGGAAAG CATCCTGGGTGTGGGAACACCAGAGGAGGGTGAACCAGGTATAAAGGTCttctccagcagtgcctgggctcAGAGGGGCCCACCccaaggccaggcaaggccagaAGAGGATGGTGGCCACCTGTACCAGCCCCAAGATGGTGCCAGGGAGGCCCGTGTGCCATTCTGGATGCCGGTCCCAGAGGTTCAGAATGGCCCGGAGGAGGATCGTGACCACCTGTACCACCCCCAGGACAATGCCAGGGAGGTCAATGCCCGTGTGCCATTCCGGATGCCAGCCCCAAAGGTGCAGAATGGCCCGGAGGAGGATCTTGACTACATCCACCACGGCTGA
- the ECHS1 gene encoding enoyl-CoA hydratase, mitochondrial, which produces MAAALRALLRPAAAAAATALPRARLPPPLRAPCGARGCSDGPPFRYLLVQKTGAMKNVGLIQLNRPQALNALCDGLMAELGRALEAMECDPNVGAIVLTGSQKAFAAGADIKEMQKKTFQQCYRGGFLAGWDRVATVRKPVIAAVNGYALGGGCELAMMCDIIYAGEKAQFGQPEILLGTIPGAGGTQRLTRAVGKSLAMEMVLTGDQISAQEAKEAGLVSKVYPVDKLLDAAIACAEKIARNSKLVAAMAKESVNAAFETTLTEGNRTEKRLFYATFATSDREEGMTAFVEKRKAKFTDS; this is translated from the exons ATGGCCGCCGCGCTGCGAGCGCTCCTGCggcccgctgccgccgccgccgccactgCGCTGCCCCGAGCgcgcctcccgccgccgctccgcgccCCCTGCGGCGCTCGGGGCTGCAGCGACG GGCCTCCATTCCGGTACCTGCTGGTGCAGAAGACGGGGGCAATGAAGAACGTGGGGCTGATCCAGCTGAACCGGCCGCAGGCGCTCAATGCGCTCTGCGACGGACTGATGGCGGAGCTGGGGCGGGCCCTGGAGGCCATGGAGTGCGACCCGAACGTGGGAGCCATCGTCCTCACCGGCAGCCAGAAAGCATTCGCAG CTGGTGCAGACATCAAGGAGATGCAGAAGAAAACCTTCCAGCAGTGCTACCGCGGTGGCTTCCTGGCCGGCTGGGACAGGGTCGCCACGGTCCGCAAACCCGTCATCGCCGCCGTCAATGGCTACGCC CTGGGAGGCGGCTGTGAGCTGGCCATGATGTGCGACATCATCTATGCCGGGGAGAAGGCGCAGTTTGGGCAACCCGAAATCCTGCTGGGAACCatcccag GTGCTGGCGGCACGCAGAGGCTGACCAGGGCAGTGGGGAAGTCGCTGGCAATGGAGATGGTGCTCACCGGGGACCAGATTTCAGCACAGGAGGCCAAGGAGGCAG GTCTGGTCAGCAAGGTCTACCCTGTGGACAAGCTGCTGGACGCAGCCATTGCCTGCGCTGAGAAGATCGCCAGGAACTCCAAGCTGGTGGCTGCCATGGCAAAGGAGTCAGTCAATGCTG CCTTCGAAACGACGCTGACAGAGGGGAACAGGACAGAGAAGCGCCTCTTCTACGCCACCTTTGCCACC AGTGACCGCGAGGAGGGGATGACGGCATTCGTGGAGAAGCGCAAGGCCAAGTTCACCGACAGCTGA
- the SPRN gene encoding shadow of prion protein, with translation MRRSAAACWALVLLAATFCDTVAGKGGRGGARGAARGAARGAARSRPRAAVPRYGSAGAALRVAGAAAAGAAAGVAAGAALRRARLSGELQAGDGVEYRDGNWTAAASAWTSAAPAAGSPPSRALPWLCPLAALLRR, from the coding sequence ATGCGGCGGAGCGCGGCGGCGTGCTGGgcgctggtgctgctggccGCCACTTTCTGCGACACGGTGGCCGGCAAGGGTGGGCGCGGCGGTGCCCGCGGGGCTGCccgcggcgcggcgcggggggcggcccGCAGCCGGCCCAGGGCGGCCGTGCCCCGGTACGGCTCGGCCGGCGCGGCCCTGCGCgtggcgggggcggcggcggcgggagcggcggccggcgtggcggcgggggcggccctGCGCCGGGCCCGGCTCTCCGGTGAGCTGCAAGCGGGAGACGGCGTCGAGTACCGCGACGGCAACTGGACGGCGGCCGCCAGCGCCTGGACCTCCGCCGCGCCGGCCGCCGGGAGCCCGCCGAGCCGGgcgctgccctggctctgcccgcTGGCCGCCCTCCTCCGCCGCTGA
- the MTG1 gene encoding mitochondrial ribosome-associated GTPase 1: MRVWAALRAAGTAPGAFRERFEFGGRDVASWFPRHMAKGLRQMRLALRRADCLVEVHDARIPLSGRNPALQEALGIRPHVLVLNKVDLADPRRQPEVLEQLRQQGCSHVVFTDCQRDVNVKKVVPMVARLVADGPRYHRAESSEHNILVIGVPNVGKSSLINSLRRLHLKKGKATAVGGEPGITKAVLSRIQVCEKPRMYLVDTPGVLPPRLGDVETGMKLALCGAIRDHLVGEDVMADYLLYTLNKQQQFRYVQHYGLGQPCDHIEALLKHVALSQGRTQKVKVLTGTGNVIMTVLNYPAAAYEFLRDFRAGRLGRVTLD, encoded by the exons ATGCGGGTGTGGGCAGCGCTGAGGGCGGCGGGGACGGCGCCGGGAGCGTTCCGGGAGCGCTTCGAGTTCGGCGGCCGCGATGTGGCCTCGTGGTTCCCGCGGCACATGGCCAAAG GCCTGCGGCAGATGCGCCTGGCGCTGCGCCGCGCCGACTGCCTGGTGGAGGTGCACGACGCTCGGAT TCCGCTGTCGGGCCGGAACCCCGCGCTGCAGGAGGCGCTGGGCATCCGCCCTCACGTCCTGGTGCTGAACAAGGTGGATCTGGCGGATCCCCGCCGGCAGCCG GAGGTTttggagcagctcaggcagcagggaTGCTCGCACGTAGTGTTCACTGACTGCCAGCGTGATGTCAATGTCAAGAAG gtTGTCCCCATGGTTGCCAGGCTGGTGGCTGATGGCCCACGCTACCACAGGGCCGAG AGCTCCGAGCACAACATCCTGGTGATCGGCGTGCCCAACGTGGGCAAGTCCTCGCTCATCAACTCCCTGCGGAGGCTGCACCTCAAGAAGG GCAAAGCCACTGCGGTGGGGGGAGAGCCAGGGATCACCAAGGCAGTGCTGTCCAGGATCCAG GTGTGTGAGAAGCCCCGGATGTACCTGGTGGACACCCCCGGCGTGCTGCCCCCCCGGCTGGGGGATGTGGAGACGGGCATGAAGCTGGCACTCTGTG GAGCCATCCGTGACCACCTGGTGGGGGAGGACGTCATGGCCGACTACCTGCTGTACACCCTGaacaagcagcagcagttcag GTACGTGCAGCACTAcgggctgggccagccctgcgACCACATCGAGGCCCTGCTCAAGCACGTGGCCCTCAGCCAGGGCCGCACGCAGAAGGTGAAGGTGCTCACAGGCACAG ggAATGTCATAATGACGGTGCTCAACTACCCAGCTGCTGCCTACGAGTTCCTGCGGGACTTCCGAGCAGGACGCCTGGGCAGGGTGACACTGGACTGA
- the PAOX gene encoding peroxisomal N(1)-acetyl-spermine/spermidine oxidase, with the protein MEGSGPRVVAVGAGLAGLGAAQRLRGHGSLRLLEAAARVGGRVCTRPFASGLAEMGAHWIHGPSPGNPVFRLASQYGLLGPEAAREENQQVEGGGHPPLPSVTYGSSGKVLNAQAVREARDLFYALLASTRAFQGSKEPPWPSVGQYVRAEIARTVPTMAGGQEDARRLQLAVLAACLKLECCISGTHSMDLVGLEPFGEYVSLPGLDCTFPGGYSSLAERLLSDLPAGTVLLNKAVRTIRWQGSFREEGDGGGRVFPVRVECEDGDVFLADHVIVTVPLGFLKERHQEFFQPPLPERKAQAIRNLGFGTNNKIFLEFEQPFWEPEQQLLEVVWEDESPLEEPDADLEANWFKKLIGFVVLQPPEQHGHVLCGFIAGKESEHMETLSDAEVLSAMTHVLRTMTGNPDLPAPRSVLRSRWHSAPYTRGSYSYVAVGSSGDDIDVLAQPLPEDPRDPRPLQLLFAGEATHRTFYSTTHGALLSGWREAERLNQLFQAPVPAPQS; encoded by the exons ATGGAGGGCAGCGGGCCCCGGGTGGTGGCGGTGGGCGCGGGGCtggcggggctgggggcggcccaGCGGCTCCGCGGACACGGCTCCCTCCGCCTGCTGGAGGCGGCGGCCCGCGTTGGCGGCCGCGTCTGCACCCGCCCCTTCG CGTCGGGGCTGGCGGAGATGGGGGCACACTGGATCCACGGCCCCTCGCCGGGAAATCCCGTGTTCCGCCTGGCCTCCCAGTACGGCCTGCTGGGCCCGGAGGCCGCCCGGGAGGAGAACCAGCAGGTGGAGGGGGGCGGCCACCCCCCGCTGCCGTCCGTCACCTACGGCAGCTCGGGCAAGGTGCTGAACGCCCAGGCAGTGCGCGAAGCCCGCGACCTCTTCTACGCCCTGCTGGCCTCCACCCGCGCTTTCCAGGGCTCCAAGGAGCCGCCGTGGCCCAGCGTGGGGCAGTACGTGCGGGCGGAGATCGCCCGGACGGTGCCCACCATGGCGGGGGGCCAGGAGGATGCGCGGCGGCTGCAGCTGGCCGTGCTGGCCGCCTGCCTCaagctggagtgctgcatcaGCGGGACGCACAGCATGGacctggtggggctggagcccttcgGCGAGTACGTGTCGCTGCCCGGCCTGGACTGCACCTTCCCAGG CGGCTACAGCAGCTTGGCCGAGCGCCTGCTCTCGGATCTGCCCGCGGGCACCGTGCTGCTCAACAAGGCCGTGAGGACCATCCGCTGGCAAGGCTCCTTCCGAGAGGAAGGCGACGGTGGCGGCAGGGTTTTCCCCGTGCGGGTGGAGTGCGAGGATGGAGACGTCTTCCTCGCTGACCACGTCATCGTCACCGTCCCGCTGG GTTTCCTCAAGGAACGGCACCAGGAATTCTTCCAGCCCCCCCTTCCCGAGCGGAAAGCACAGGCCATTCGCAACCTGGGCTTCGGCACCAACAACAAGATCTTCCTGGAGTTCGAGCAGCCTTTCTGGGAGCccgagcagcagctcctggaggtgGTGTGGGAAGACGAGTCGCCCCTGGAGGAGCCCGACGCTGACCTGGAGGCCAACTGGTTCAAGAAGCTCATCGGATTCGTGGTGCTGCAGCCGCCAGAGCA GCACGGGCACGTCCTGTGCGGCTTCATCGCGGGGAAGGAGTCGGAGCACATGGAGACGCTGAGCGACGCCGAGGTGCTCAGCGCCATGACCCACGTCCTGCGCACCATGACAG GGAATCCGGACCTGCCCGCGCCCAGGAGCGTGCTCCGCTCCCGCTGGCACAGCGCTCCCTACACGCGCGGCTCCTACAGCTACGTGGCCGTGGGCAGCTCGGGGGACGACATCGATGTGCTCGCACAGCCGCTGCCCGAGGACCCCCGCGACCCCCGG cccctgcagctcctcttcGCCGGCGAGGCCACGCACCGCACCTTCTACTCCACCACCCACGGCGCGCTGCTCTCGGGGTGGCGAGAGGCCGAGCGGCTCAACCAGCTCTTCCAGGCGCCCGTCCCCGCGCCTCAGTCCTGA